In Calothrix sp. PCC 7507, one DNA window encodes the following:
- a CDS encoding NACHT domain-containing NTPase — MTRRSLQASSEGINKAQAALIRNSLTQQGLAGELGISRQPVTKFFHGKPVDRYIFVTICEKLNLNWEEIVASSSFPDVEAEASISEIESLLQTTREKVHDSIQRRCNVMRVLNMEQPMRLDEIYTDVNILERVTSRRRLDIEELLQDIDKPQKWFPGLAVVERYDKLMILGKPGTGKTTFLKWLAILCNLGEFQGDRLPIFITLKDFAEAREQPNLLEYITQQLAECGVVSPQTASTLLTHGRVMVLLDGLDAVKEGDIERVSQEIRHLTTRFYASSFAIASRIAAREYIFEQFTEVEIADFNYQQITNFVTKWFQITDPVKTSRFLDKLQASQPLQELATNPLLLTFLCLVFADRDNFANHLAEIYQEGLDIFLQTWDAQRHIQRSHVNQPLSRQQKEELLGQIAGTTLEQGKYIFPQKTVEQEITKYIRKLAKANSAVEILQLDSEAYLKSITAQHGLLIEQAKGIYSFSHIAFQQYLAEKHISVNS; from the coding sequence ATGACTAGGCGATCGCTCCAAGCATCGTCCGAGGGAATTAATAAAGCGCAAGCGGCGCTGATCCGTAATTCCTTGACGCAGCAAGGGTTGGCGGGGGAACTGGGAATTAGCCGTCAGCCTGTCACCAAGTTTTTCCACGGTAAACCAGTTGATCGCTACATATTTGTGACAATCTGCGAAAAGCTGAACCTTAACTGGGAAGAGATTGTCGCTTCATCATCATTCCCTGATGTGGAAGCAGAAGCCAGTATTTCGGAAATTGAGAGTCTGCTACAAACTACACGCGAAAAAGTCCACGACAGCATTCAGCGGCGTTGTAATGTCATGCGGGTGCTGAATATGGAGCAGCCGATGCGCCTGGATGAAATTTACACTGATGTCAATATTTTGGAGCGCGTGACGAGTCGCAGGCGATTAGACATTGAAGAACTATTACAGGATATTGACAAACCACAAAAATGGTTTCCAGGATTAGCGGTGGTGGAACGCTACGACAAGCTGATGATTTTGGGGAAACCAGGAACGGGAAAAACCACATTTTTGAAATGGCTGGCGATTTTGTGTAACTTGGGTGAGTTTCAAGGCGATCGCCTACCCATTTTCATCACTCTTAAGGACTTTGCAGAGGCTAGAGAGCAACCAAACCTGCTAGAGTACATTACGCAGCAGTTAGCAGAGTGTGGAGTTGTGTCGCCCCAGACAGCGTCAACTCTGCTCACTCATGGACGTGTGATGGTGCTGCTGGATGGGTTAGATGCAGTCAAGGAAGGCGACATTGAGCGGGTGTCGCAGGAAATTCGTCATTTGACAACGCGATTTTATGCTAGTTCTTTTGCGATCGCTTCTCGAATTGCCGCACGAGAATATATCTTTGAGCAGTTCACCGAAGTAGAAATTGCTGATTTTAATTATCAACAGATTACTAATTTTGTCACTAAGTGGTTTCAAATCACAGATCCAGTGAAAACATCGCGGTTTCTCGATAAATTACAAGCCAGCCAACCACTCCAAGAACTGGCTACTAATCCTCTACTGCTCACCTTTTTATGCTTAGTTTTTGCCGATAGAGATAATTTTGCCAATCATCTTGCAGAAATTTATCAAGAAGGATTGGATATATTTTTGCAAACATGGGATGCTCAACGTCATATTCAGCGATCGCATGTTAATCAACCACTTTCCCGACAGCAAAAAGAAGAATTACTCGGTCAAATCGCTGGGACTACACTCGAGCAAGGTAAGTACATTTTCCCACAAAAAACTGTTGAGCAGGAGATTACTAAATATATTCGTAAACTTGCTAAAGCTAACTCTGCAGTGGAGATTTTACAATTAGATAGCGAAGCTTATTTAAAGTCTATTACCGCTCAACATGGTTTACTCATTGAGCAGGCAAAAGGCATTTATTCTTTCTCTCACATCGCTTTTCAACAATACTTGGCTGAGAAACACATATCAGTTAACAGTTAA
- a CDS encoding RES family NAD+ phosphorylase yields MVKLIVPPPCLGKPKPKFYCLKKGTEVVRIFRPEFNPTAVTFRFWGPLYRFDHHRGNCPNFCYQLLDCQQCNDRERGIYYVAPQLSSCLVEIFGDVDCIEITDHQVAIVTVTQDLKLLDIRGSGAMRAGANETTLAKTEKRSLSQAWSRYFYEQQTIYSEVHGLIYYNAHNGEEAIALYERAQNFLVCKPENVMPLKHELLRGLVLKAADENNLEVIPYW; encoded by the coding sequence GTGGTTAAATTAATCGTCCCGCCACCTTGCCTTGGCAAGCCGAAACCAAAATTTTATTGCTTAAAAAAGGGCACGGAAGTTGTCAGAATTTTTCGTCCAGAATTTAATCCAACTGCTGTAACCTTCCGTTTTTGGGGTCCGCTTTATCGCTTCGATCATCATCGGGGTAACTGCCCCAACTTTTGCTACCAACTATTAGATTGTCAACAATGTAATGATCGAGAACGTGGCATATATTATGTTGCACCTCAACTTTCTAGCTGTCTAGTAGAAATTTTTGGCGATGTCGATTGTATTGAAATTACTGACCACCAGGTGGCGATCGTCACTGTCACTCAGGATTTAAAATTATTAGACATCCGGGGTTCTGGTGCAATGCGTGCTGGTGCGAATGAAACTACTCTAGCCAAGACCGAAAAGCGTAGTCTTAGCCAAGCTTGGTCACGCTACTTTTATGAGCAACAAACAATCTACTCAGAAGTCCACGGGTTGATTTACTATAACGCTCATAATGGTGAAGAAGCGATCGCACTTTATGAGCGCGCTCAAAATTTTCTAGTCTGCAAGCCAGAAAACGTCATGCCTCTAAAACATGAATTGTTACGGGGTCTAGTTTTAAAAGCAGCAGATGAGAATAATTTAGAGGTGATTCCTTATTGGTAA
- a CDS encoding four helix bundle protein, with product MGDRGFESLDFYQDSLKLLKAAYRLADSLPDCERYNLSDQLRRAACSVLLNIAEGYERYHYLDRLRFMYIARGSLAETKSAFIIAESLGYCNTAQLDWVSQLKDQIEKGLNGYCRFIRSQKQGKEEYGTRLSDW from the coding sequence ATGGGAGATAGAGGTTTTGAGTCTTTAGACTTCTATCAAGATAGCCTGAAGCTGCTAAAAGCGGCTTATCGACTAGCAGATAGTTTGCCAGATTGTGAGCGTTATAATTTGAGCGACCAATTAAGAAGAGCAGCTTGTAGTGTTTTATTGAACATAGCTGAGGGCTATGAACGTTATCATTACTTAGATAGATTGCGTTTTATGTACATTGCTCGTGGCTCATTGGCTGAGACTAAAAGCGCCTTCATTATTGCTGAGAGTTTGGGATACTGCAATACAGCCCAATTAGACTGGGTTAGTCAGCTTAAAGACCAAATCGAGAAAGGTCTCAATGGCTACTGTCGTTTTATTCGTTCCCAAAAACAAGGCAAAGAAGAATACGGTACACGATTAAGTGATTGGTGA
- a CDS encoding transposase, which produces MYLNAIDRHLKGERTISIDEMTGIQATERIEKDLPMRPGKVERREFEYIRHGTQTLIASFDVATGQIIRPTCGDSRTEVDFIFHIHQTIATDPNAKKWHLIMDCLNTHQSESLVRFVAQIEGLNINLGIKGKSGILKSMKSRAAFLSDPTHQIVFHYTPLHSSWLNQIEIWFSILVRKLLRRASFQSQDDLKTRILAFIDYFNQTMAKPFKWTYKGKVLAV; this is translated from the coding sequence TTGTATTTAAATGCGATTGACCGTCATCTAAAGGGGGAACGCACAATATCTATTGATGAGATGACAGGTATTCAAGCTACTGAGCGCATAGAAAAAGACTTACCAATGCGACCGGGCAAAGTTGAAAGAAGGGAATTTGAATATATTCGTCACGGTACGCAAACCTTGATAGCCAGTTTCGATGTTGCCACTGGTCAAATTATCAGACCAACTTGTGGAGATTCCAGAACAGAAGTTGATTTTATCTTTCATATTCATCAAACTATTGCCACTGACCCCAATGCGAAAAAATGGCATTTAATTATGGATTGCCTGAACACTCATCAATCGGAGTCCTTAGTTCGTTTTGTTGCACAAATTGAAGGTTTAAACATCAACCTTGGCATTAAGGGTAAAAGTGGCATCCTCAAATCAATGAAATCTCGTGCAGCTTTTTTAAGTGACCCCACACATCAAATCGTTTTCCATTACACACCACTACATTCTTCTTGGCTCAACCAAATTGAAATTTGGTTTAGTATTTTGGTACGGAAGTTACTAAGAAGAGCCAGTTTCCAGAGTCAGGATGATCTCAAAACTAGAATTCTTGCTTTTATTGACTACTTTAATCAAACAATGGCTAAACCTTTCAAGTGGACATATAAGGGTAAAGTTTTGGCTGTTTAA
- a CDS encoding helix-turn-helix domain-containing protein: MARLAPKELSLSDSEQNELQELIKGHKTAQQIVIRAKIILLASSGKNNGEIARILEISLDMTRLWRKRWLETEGAKLSAFQRLQDQERTGAPVKFSMEQVIELFALACSPPEDYGRTISHWTSRELTDEITKQGIIESISVRHVGRLLEEAQLKPHQSRYWLTPPPG; the protein is encoded by the coding sequence ATGGCAAGATTAGCTCCAAAAGAATTAAGTTTGAGTGATAGTGAGCAGAATGAACTACAAGAGTTGATAAAGGGACATAAGACAGCACAGCAAATCGTCATCCGAGCCAAAATTATTCTTCTGGCATCATCAGGGAAAAATAACGGCGAAATTGCTCGAATATTAGAGATTAGTCTAGATATGACTCGTTTATGGCGAAAGCGATGGTTGGAGACAGAGGGAGCAAAATTATCAGCTTTTCAAAGATTACAAGATCAAGAGCGTACTGGCGCACCAGTAAAATTTAGCATGGAACAAGTAATAGAGTTGTTTGCGCTTGCCTGTTCGCCGCCAGAAGATTACGGTCGGACAATAAGTCACTGGACATCTAGAGAACTGACAGATGAAATTACAAAACAAGGGATTATCGAAAGTATATCTGTTCGCCATGTGGGAAGACTATTAGAAGAAGCTCAATTGAAGCCACACCAAAGTCGGTACTGGCTGACTCCCCCCCCTGGATGA
- a CDS encoding tetratricopeptide repeat protein, producing the protein MSVNDTAHTDNFAWNRQVYHRLKLALSLSLRRQLYLAVCDDLHLRNQVAARLHSTLAYPVGQVLYQPSNTQEISTPAYPRLVTLRLNLSDPNPIDQINQWLTNYPPPVVGASKDTPGRPLPVPAFQIVGVEQLTKQPVAVQRSFLHHLRLSEQYLSSQESGQFLESSLLLWISRPWLSAIQQSAPQFWHWRTGVFAFAGEPTPATHNSGYPERFSTSRSLDLGNLEPSILEESVTQAELRAAAGELKFGDGDDFDFHTETPVRRGRKPQDISPAKLELLKTGVQPQESLTRSSSDYTPSLQSLSHINPELTELVLTTINTKIPQEEEDGIQPQQMLLEIEELHSQQASGEILGAAYHQLGNSYRLRIEQGQSNLENLMVAIIAYQESITYDENSPQLPDILNDLGTLYWMLYRTPPNSEEGQTYIEQGIEFYKLALKLISPQTHTDTYARVQNNLGTAYGDLAKFSNPSDNWQQAVFAYNEALHHRTAEMEPLKYAACQNNLGTAYWHLAQYNQPVVHLKKAIASYNLALAYYSADQEPLKYGMIQNNIGTAYWNLAQYEQPAENLQLAIDVYNEALKYRTPANVPTACAATQNNLGTAYWHLANLFQTNKDTQHKYLQLCIIAYEEALALAHSLSGTALSFDLLATHNNLGLAYYQIATDNYFSADKTTRSQHLEAALDNHLQALNGLSKQSEAYQTTFTYIVKTIRAFHSELGIQGQNLALSKVPSQLLAEILPKL; encoded by the coding sequence ATGAGCGTGAATGATACTGCACATACTGATAATTTTGCTTGGAATCGGCAAGTATATCACCGACTGAAACTTGCCCTTAGTCTGAGTTTAAGAAGACAACTTTATTTAGCCGTCTGTGATGATTTGCACTTGAGAAATCAGGTAGCTGCGCGATTGCATTCTACCTTGGCTTATCCAGTTGGACAAGTGCTATATCAACCGTCGAATACGCAAGAAATTAGCACCCCAGCCTATCCGCGATTAGTCACTTTGCGATTAAATTTGAGTGACCCTAATCCTATAGATCAGATTAATCAATGGCTAACTAATTATCCACCACCAGTTGTTGGAGCCTCAAAAGATACTCCAGGAAGACCTTTACCAGTACCGGCATTTCAAATTGTGGGTGTAGAACAGCTAACCAAGCAACCAGTAGCTGTACAGCGTTCATTCTTGCATCATCTCCGCTTAAGTGAGCAGTATTTATCTAGCCAAGAATCTGGACAATTCCTCGAATCTAGTCTGCTATTGTGGATATCGCGTCCTTGGTTATCTGCTATTCAGCAATCAGCGCCACAATTTTGGCATTGGCGTACTGGTGTATTTGCCTTTGCCGGAGAACCTACACCAGCAACCCACAATTCAGGCTATCCAGAGCGTTTTTCCACTTCTAGAAGTTTGGATTTAGGAAATCTTGAGCCATCGATTTTAGAAGAATCTGTCACCCAAGCCGAACTCAGAGCCGCAGCAGGGGAACTAAAGTTTGGTGACGGTGACGATTTCGATTTCCACACAGAAACTCCAGTCCGTCGTGGACGTAAACCGCAAGATATATCTCCCGCTAAATTGGAATTATTAAAAACTGGAGTACAGCCACAAGAATCTTTAACTAGGTCTAGTAGCGACTATACTCCATCACTACAATCTTTATCTCATATTAACCCGGAATTAACAGAGCTAGTACTGACAACAATTAACACAAAGATCCCTCAAGAAGAGGAGGATGGTATACAACCACAGCAAATGCTGTTGGAAATTGAGGAATTACACTCACAGCAGGCATCTGGAGAGATACTGGGAGCAGCTTATCATCAACTAGGAAACTCATATCGTCTCCGCATTGAGCAAGGACAGTCAAATCTAGAAAATTTGATGGTAGCAATTATTGCTTATCAGGAGTCTATCACTTATGACGAAAACTCACCCCAATTACCAGATATCTTGAATGACTTGGGTACACTTTATTGGATGCTCTATCGCACGCCACCCAATTCTGAAGAAGGACAAACTTATATAGAGCAGGGTATTGAATTTTATAAATTGGCTTTAAAGCTAATCTCACCGCAGACACACACAGACACCTATGCTCGTGTACAAAATAATTTGGGGACAGCTTACGGTGATTTAGCTAAGTTTTCTAACCCATCTGACAATTGGCAGCAAGCAGTTTTCGCTTACAACGAAGCACTCCACCATCGGACTGCGGAAATGGAGCCGCTGAAATATGCTGCTTGCCAGAATAACTTGGGCACTGCTTACTGGCATTTAGCGCAATATAATCAACCAGTAGTGCATTTGAAGAAAGCGATCGCATCTTATAACTTAGCACTTGCTTACTACAGCGCCGACCAAGAACCGCTCAAGTATGGCATGATTCAAAACAACATCGGCACTGCTTATTGGAATCTGGCTCAATATGAACAACCAGCAGAAAATCTCCAACTAGCGATCGATGTTTATAATGAAGCTCTGAAATATCGTACTCCTGCTAACGTTCCTACTGCCTGTGCTGCTACCCAAAATAATCTGGGGACTGCCTACTGGCATCTAGCAAATCTATTTCAAACCAATAAGGACACACAGCATAAATATTTGCAATTGTGCATCATTGCGTATGAAGAAGCTTTAGCTCTGGCTCACTCACTCAGTGGAACTGCTTTAAGTTTTGATTTACTGGCCACGCATAATAATCTAGGATTAGCCTATTATCAAATTGCCACAGATAATTATTTTAGTGCTGATAAAACAACTCGTTCTCAACACTTAGAAGCAGCATTAGATAATCATTTACAGGCTTTAAATGGATTGAGTAAACAATCTGAAGCGTATCAAACAACTTTTACATATATAGTGAAAACAATTCGCGCTTTTCACAGTGAATTAGGCATTCAAGGACAAAATTTAGCTTTATCTAAAGTTCCTAGTCAGTTGTTAGCAGAAATTTTACCTAAGTTGTAA
- the psb34 gene encoding photosystem II assembly protein Psb34 — MPYTTEEGGRLNNFAREPKIYQAEPPDAGQQKSYFILGIAAIALVGALVFVAFSVSHIS; from the coding sequence ATGCCTTATACCACAGAAGAAGGCGGTCGCCTGAATAACTTTGCCCGTGAACCAAAGATTTATCAGGCAGAACCTCCCGACGCAGGGCAACAAAAAAGCTATTTCATCTTAGGAATCGCAGCTATAGCTCTGGTTGGCGCTTTGGTTTTCGTCGCCTTTTCTGTTTCCCATATCAGTTGA
- the thiO gene encoding glycine oxidase ThiO, whose protein sequence is MASDVLIIGGGVISLAIAVELKLRGASVTVLCRDFSAAATHAAAGMLAPDAENISSEAMGSLCWRSRSLYLDWTQKLEALTGLNTGYWPCGILAPAFEEAGGRGQGAGGAMKNYINSSSSSSSPAYWLDQAAIHQYQPGLGAEVVGGWWYPEDAQVEPRALARALWAAAESLGVEIKDGVSVEAIAQQQGQVVGVQTNTGMIRAAHYILATGAWSNELLPLPVHPRKGQMLSVRIPEFVPELPLKRVLFGQNIYIVPRRNRSIIIGATSEDVGFTPHNTPVGIQALLTRATRLYPQLQDYPIQEFWWGFRPATPDELPILGPSHCQNLTLATGHYRNGILLAPITAALIADLIWQQKSDPLLAHFHYSRLLAKSSTPTAMLTHSANFANGHRHDISSTYISGGIGEEGGETPPLRDSLLTIAGKTFQSRLMTGTGKYRTMQDMQQSIVASGCQIVTVAVRRVQTKAPGHEGLAEALDWTKIWMLPNTAGCQTAEEAIRVARLGREMAKLLGQEDNNFVKLEVIPDAKYLLPDPIGTLQAAEQLVKEGFAVLPYINADPMLAKRLEEVGCATVMPLASPIGSGQGLKTTANIQIIIENAGVPVVVDAGIGSPSEAAQAMELGADALLINSAIALSQNPAAMAHAMNLATVAGRLAYLAGRMPIKDYASASSPLTGTINS, encoded by the coding sequence ATGGCTAGTGACGTTTTAATTATTGGTGGCGGCGTGATTAGTTTAGCGATCGCCGTTGAACTCAAACTGCGCGGGGCAAGTGTCACCGTGCTTTGCCGTGATTTTTCCGCCGCCGCCACCCACGCCGCCGCTGGGATGTTGGCACCAGATGCCGAAAATATCTCCAGTGAGGCTATGGGTTCTTTGTGTTGGCGATCGCGTTCTTTATATCTAGACTGGACACAAAAACTCGAAGCACTCACCGGCTTAAATACTGGTTATTGGCCCTGTGGGATTTTAGCACCCGCCTTTGAAGAGGCAGGGGGCAGGGGGCAGGGGGCAGGGGGAGCAATGAAGAATTATATTAATTCCTCCTCATCTTCCTCATCCCCGGCTTATTGGTTAGATCAGGCTGCAATTCATCAATATCAGCCAGGATTAGGAGCAGAAGTAGTTGGTGGCTGGTGGTATCCGGAAGATGCCCAAGTTGAGCCTCGCGCCTTAGCACGGGCGTTGTGGGCAGCAGCTGAATCCTTGGGCGTTGAAATCAAAGATGGTGTGAGTGTTGAAGCGATCGCACAGCAGCAAGGACAGGTTGTTGGTGTGCAAACTAATACAGGCATGATTAGGGCTGCACACTATATTTTAGCAACGGGTGCTTGGTCAAACGAGCTATTACCCCTACCCGTCCATCCCAGAAAAGGGCAAATGTTGAGTGTGAGAATACCGGAATTTGTGCCGGAATTGCCTTTAAAACGAGTTTTGTTTGGTCAAAATATTTATATTGTACCGAGGCGGAATCGCTCAATTATTATTGGCGCAACTAGCGAAGATGTCGGCTTTACTCCCCACAATACCCCAGTTGGCATTCAAGCTTTACTGACACGAGCGACTCGACTATATCCCCAATTACAGGATTACCCCATCCAGGAATTTTGGTGGGGATTTCGCCCCGCTACCCCCGATGAATTACCTATTTTAGGCCCCAGTCACTGTCAAAATTTAACCCTTGCCACTGGACATTACCGCAACGGCATTCTGCTTGCACCAATCACTGCGGCGTTAATTGCTGATCTGATTTGGCAGCAAAAGTCTGACCCCTTATTAGCTCATTTCCACTATTCACGCTTACTCGCTAAGTCATCTACCCCCACAGCCATGCTCACTCATTCTGCCAATTTCGCTAACGGGCATCGTCATGACATATCTTCGACCTACATAAGTGGGGGAATCGGCGAGGAGGGCGGGGAGACTCCGCCCCTACGGGATTCTCTACTCACTATTGCTGGCAAAACTTTTCAATCACGCTTGATGACAGGTACTGGTAAGTATCGCACGATGCAAGATATGCAGCAAAGTATCGTTGCTAGCGGTTGTCAAATTGTCACCGTGGCGGTGAGGCGAGTACAAACCAAAGCACCTGGACATGAAGGTTTAGCAGAAGCCCTAGATTGGACGAAAATCTGGATGTTACCCAATACCGCAGGTTGTCAAACCGCAGAAGAGGCGATTCGTGTCGCCCGTTTGGGAAGAGAAATGGCGAAACTTTTAGGACAGGAAGATAATAATTTTGTCAAGCTGGAAGTTATACCAGATGCCAAATATTTGCTCCCCGATCCGATTGGCACACTGCAAGCAGCAGAACAATTAGTGAAAGAAGGTTTTGCGGTATTGCCATACATTAATGCTGACCCCATGTTAGCCAAACGTTTAGAAGAAGTTGGCTGTGCAACAGTTATGCCTTTGGCTTCACCCATTGGTTCGGGGCAGGGGCTGAAAACCACCGCGAATATTCAGATCATCATCGAAAATGCTGGTGTGCCAGTGGTGGTTGATGCTGGCATCGGATCGCCCTCAGAAGCCGCTCAGGCAATGGAACTAGGAGCAGATGCCTTGTTGATTAATAGTGCGATCGCCCTATCCCAAAACCCAGCAGCAATGGCTCACGCCATGAATTTAGCCACAGTAGCCGGCCGTCTAGCATATCTAGCAGGTAGAATGCCCATTAAAGACTATGCCAGTGCTAGTTCACCCCTCACTGGCACAATTAATAGTTAG
- the cimA gene encoding citramalate synthase yields the protein MTTNPSPQLWLYDTTLRDGTQREGLSVSIEDKLRIAHRLDQLGIPFIEGGWPGANPKDVQFFWQLQEDPLKQAEIVAFCSTRRPNANAADEPMLQAILAAGTRWVTVFGKSWDLHVTTGLKTTLDENLEMISDTIAYLRSQGRRIVYDAEHWFDGYKHNPSYALLTLEAAIASGAEWLVLCDTNGGTLPHEIGQIVQDVVEVTRDWELGTGKNSSLSPVPNSQYPVPQIGIHTHNDSDMAVANALAAVMAGATMVQGTINGYGERCGNANLCSLIPNLQLKLGHSCIPEDQLTRLAETSRFVSEVVNLAPDEHAPFVGRSAFAHKGGIHVSAVERNPLTYEHIQPEQVGNRRRIVISEQSGLSNVLAKARTFGIELEQHKSEARQLLQSMKELESQGYQFEAAEASFALLMYDALGDRQQFFEIKGFQVHCDLIEGKEATNALATIKVTVNGKNILEAAEGNGPVAALDAALRKALVNFYPHIAAFELTDYKVRILNGHTGTAAKTRVLVESGNGQQRWTTIGVSTNILEASYQAVVEGLEYGLLLHLQTENKLISKK from the coding sequence ATGACCACAAATCCCTCACCTCAACTTTGGCTTTATGACACCACACTACGGGATGGTACACAGCGCGAAGGGCTATCAGTATCTATAGAAGATAAGTTACGTATTGCCCACAGACTAGACCAACTAGGGATTCCTTTCATTGAAGGTGGTTGGCCTGGTGCCAATCCGAAGGATGTACAATTTTTCTGGCAATTACAAGAAGATCCGCTTAAACAAGCAGAAATTGTTGCTTTTTGCTCAACTCGTCGCCCCAACGCCAATGCCGCAGATGAACCGATGTTACAGGCGATTCTGGCTGCGGGTACGCGTTGGGTGACAGTTTTTGGTAAGTCTTGGGATTTACACGTCACAACAGGTCTCAAGACGACTCTAGATGAAAATTTGGAGATGATCAGCGATACGATCGCCTATCTACGTTCCCAAGGGCGGCGGATTGTCTACGATGCAGAGCATTGGTTTGATGGCTATAAGCACAATCCTAGTTATGCTTTGCTGACATTAGAAGCAGCGATCGCATCTGGTGCAGAATGGCTAGTCCTCTGTGATACCAATGGCGGCACTTTACCCCATGAGATTGGACAAATTGTCCAAGACGTGGTGGAGGTGACTAGGGACTGGGAACTGGGTACTGGGAAAAATTCTTCCCTATCCCCAGTACCTAATTCCCAGTACCCAGTTCCCCAAATTGGCATTCACACTCATAACGATTCGGATATGGCGGTTGCTAACGCCTTAGCTGCTGTCATGGCAGGGGCGACGATGGTACAGGGGACAATTAACGGATACGGTGAACGTTGTGGCAATGCTAACCTCTGTTCATTAATTCCTAATTTACAACTGAAACTAGGTCATAGCTGTATCCCAGAAGACCAGCTAACCCGACTAGCCGAAACTAGTCGCTTTGTCAGTGAGGTCGTAAACCTGGCTCCTGATGAACATGCGCCTTTTGTGGGGCGATCGGCTTTTGCACACAAAGGTGGTATCCACGTCTCAGCAGTAGAACGTAATCCCCTCACTTACGAACATATCCAGCCAGAACAAGTCGGTAACCGTCGCCGCATTGTCATTTCTGAACAGTCTGGACTCAGCAACGTGTTAGCCAAAGCCCGGACTTTTGGCATTGAATTAGAGCAGCATAAATCAGAAGCACGGCAACTGCTGCAAAGCATGAAAGAGCTAGAAAGTCAAGGCTATCAATTTGAGGCTGCTGAAGCGAGTTTTGCTTTGTTAATGTATGATGCTTTAGGCGATCGTCAGCAGTTCTTTGAAATTAAAGGCTTTCAAGTCCACTGTGACTTGATTGAGGGTAAAGAAGCTACAAACGCCCTAGCCACAATTAAAGTAACTGTCAACGGTAAGAACATTTTAGAAGCTGCAGAAGGTAACGGCCCTGTTGCCGCTTTAGATGCAGCCTTACGCAAAGCTTTAGTCAACTTTTACCCCCACATTGCTGCTTTTGAATTGACAGATTACAAAGTGCGGATTCTCAACGGACATACAGGCACTGCAGCCAAAACTCGTGTGTTGGTAGAATCGGGTAATGGTCAACAACGCTGGACAACTATAGGCGTTTCCACTAACATTTTGGAAGCTTCTTATCAAGCAGTAGTCGAAGGCTTAGAATATGGTTTGTTGTTGCACTTGCAAACTGAAAACAAGCTGATTAGTAAAAAATAA
- a CDS encoding nucleotidyltransferase domain-containing protein codes for MTLITNSIIAEITHRLVTLLNPEEIILFGSYAWGTPHQHSDLDLCIILPDGISDFNRIEWGVKAINALDDLMIDVDIMIKTRTDIETFKTVPASLTRKIVQQGKLLYGQSKMHPGAVLVEKIPT; via the coding sequence ATGACACTCATAACTAACTCAATAATTGCAGAAATTACTCATCGCTTAGTAACATTATTAAACCCCGAAGAAATTATCCTATTTGGTTCCTATGCCTGGGGAACACCTCATCAGCATAGTGACCTAGATTTATGTATTATTTTACCAGATGGGATATCAGATTTTAATCGCATTGAGTGGGGAGTAAAAGCAATCAATGCTCTTGATGATTTGATGATTGACGTTGATATTATGATCAAAACTAGAACCGATATAGAAACATTTAAAACAGTTCCCGCATCACTTACCAGAAAAATAGTACAACAAGGTAAATTGCTCTATGGACAAAGCAAAATGCATCCTGGTGCAGTTTTGGTTGAAAAAATCCCAACGTGA
- a CDS encoding HEPN domain-containing protein yields the protein MDKAKCILVQFWLKKSQRDLSAAQKLAQELPDIAIYHCQQAAEKALKGFLVFHDTDPGDTHNINTLVRLACQFKPEFATVLKEAGYLSQYNQTYRYPMESTEDFNPTSGELRKAYKLATEVYRSVVDSMPTEITGNS from the coding sequence ATGGACAAAGCAAAATGCATCCTGGTGCAGTTTTGGTTGAAAAAATCCCAACGTGATTTGAGTGCTGCACAAAAATTAGCTCAAGAACTACCTGACATTGCCATTTATCATTGTCAACAAGCAGCAGAAAAAGCACTCAAAGGATTTCTTGTTTTTCACGACACTGATCCAGGCGATACTCATAATATCAATACTTTAGTGAGATTAGCTTGCCAATTTAAACCTGAATTTGCAACTGTCTTAAAAGAAGCAGGATATCTTAGTCAATATAATCAAACATATCGATATCCTATGGAATCAACAGAAGATTTTAATCCTACTTCTGGAGAATTAAGAAAGGCATATAAATTGGCGACAGAAGTTTATAGAAGTGTAGTCGATTCTATGCCTACTGAAATTACTGGAAATTCTTAA